From Bacillus pumilus, one genomic window encodes:
- a CDS encoding competence type IV pilus minor pilin ComGG: MKREGGFIYPHVLAAILFFLLILGSMTIGFQKELRSAELTISFYKKQQLFRVGASEAARTLHRLCEKQHTHIDTEEGRVTLKQMTCDQKKKRILMLVSVKAKDGLSDERELVLDWKTREIMKWANPE, encoded by the coding sequence GTGAAAAGAGAAGGAGGATTTATCTATCCGCATGTACTGGCTGCGATTCTATTTTTTCTCTTGATCCTAGGATCAATGACGATAGGGTTTCAAAAAGAGCTGAGAAGTGCAGAGCTGACGATTTCTTTTTATAAAAAACAGCAGCTTTTCAGGGTGGGGGCGAGTGAAGCTGCCCGTACATTACATCGTTTGTGTGAAAAGCAGCATACCCATATTGACACTGAAGAAGGCCGCGTGACATTGAAGCAGATGACATGCGATCAAAAGAAAAAGCGTATCCTCATGTTAGTCAGTGTGAAAGCAAAGGATGGTTTATCAGATGAGCGGGAACTGGTGCTGGATTGGAAGACCCGTGAAATCATGAAATGGGCAAACCCTGAATAG
- a CDS encoding YqzE family protein, translating to MKTNDYVKYMTQEIIKYMNTPRDERKEHKQEKMETKPPFSQRLFGVLPFGFSMMLKKRQRHRRK from the coding sequence TTGAAAACCAATGACTATGTAAAATATATGACGCAGGAAATCATTAAATATATGAATACACCACGTGACGAACGGAAGGAACATAAACAAGAGAAAATGGAAACGAAACCGCCATTTTCACAGCGTTTATTTGGGGTTCTGCCGTTTGGGTTTTCAATGATGTTAAAAAAACGTCAGCGACATCGACGAAAGTAA
- a CDS encoding DUF3889 domain-containing protein, whose protein sequence is MIHDANPADAKGFTAAADQWETRAVKEAKKRYPLAQVLFKQKVWDRHREKESVKQYHITLKDHTKEFGVFVTISYNPYSNKVNKVIVVEEYS, encoded by the coding sequence ATGATACACGACGCCAATCCTGCGGATGCGAAAGGTTTCACTGCCGCCGCAGATCAATGGGAAACACGGGCAGTCAAAGAAGCAAAGAAACGATATCCGCTGGCACAAGTCTTATTCAAACAAAAAGTATGGGACCGTCATCGTGAGAAGGAATCTGTGAAACAGTATCATATTACGTTAAAAGACCACACCAAAGAATTTGGGGTATTTGTCACTATTTCTTATAACCCTTACTCAAACAAGGTCAATAAAGTGATTGTTGTGGAAGAATACAGCTAA
- the comGE gene encoding competence type IV pilus minor pilin ComGE — protein MFKNNRGFSTIEALFACHIFLFAALVLMPAYEKIMIGKNEVRAKLEAYQILHEQMNESFIDGTKPSVKKKRGDVTYVFNWSKEKGCVSYKIQKKQTICFHHVAER, from the coding sequence ATGTTCAAAAACAATAGAGGGTTTAGTACGATTGAGGCGCTGTTTGCTTGTCATATCTTCCTATTTGCAGCCCTTGTGCTCATGCCAGCCTATGAAAAAATCATGATAGGGAAAAATGAAGTAAGAGCCAAACTTGAAGCTTACCAAATCTTGCATGAACAGATGAATGAATCGTTCATAGATGGTACAAAACCTTCTGTCAAAAAGAAACGAGGCGACGTCACATATGTATTCAATTGGAGTAAAGAGAAGGGATGTGTATCATACAAAATACAAAAAAAGCAGACCATATGCTTTCACCATGTTGCTGAACGGTGA
- the comGB gene encoding competence type IV pilus assembly protein ComGB, which produces MKKQASKAWSKKDQAECLSKLAQLIQAGYTVIEALTMVNIQLSNEQQQQLTPGIQWLLEGEPFYVVLERLQFQREVIAILSFSEKHGSLAQALEQSARFLEKKIKQVDTFKRMLRYPIFLIFTVLVVLILVQQMIIPQFSLLYSSMDTRMSWLIQGMFGLFQLLHVSLLLIGCVCICLTGYYAVFFRKKSTLEKLRVISRFPFLYKGMRLLHTYLFSLQLSGLLQAGLSMYESLLAFKQQSYLPFLQEISEQMIEELRKGESMAHQVSSSPFFEKHFAAVIEHGEASGMLAREMYTYSQFLLENAELKIEKWISWLQPVIYGVTALLILIVYLSILLPMYQLMEQV; this is translated from the coding sequence ATGAAGAAGCAAGCCTCTAAAGCATGGTCGAAAAAGGACCAAGCGGAATGTCTATCAAAACTTGCTCAATTGATTCAGGCTGGATATACAGTGATTGAGGCATTAACGATGGTGAATATCCAGTTGTCGAATGAGCAGCAGCAGCAATTAACACCGGGCATTCAGTGGCTGCTCGAAGGGGAGCCTTTTTATGTGGTGCTGGAGAGACTCCAATTTCAGCGGGAAGTCATTGCCATATTAAGTTTCTCCGAAAAGCATGGCAGTCTAGCACAAGCACTTGAACAAAGCGCGCGGTTTTTAGAGAAAAAAATCAAACAGGTAGACACGTTTAAACGCATGTTACGTTACCCGATCTTCCTCATCTTTACGGTTTTGGTCGTGCTCATACTCGTTCAGCAAATGATCATTCCTCAATTTTCTCTCTTGTACTCCTCGATGGATACCCGAATGTCATGGCTGATTCAAGGTATGTTTGGACTTTTTCAATTGCTGCATGTTTCTCTCCTCCTCATCGGCTGTGTGTGTATCTGTTTGACCGGATACTATGCTGTCTTTTTTAGGAAAAAGTCCACCCTTGAGAAGCTGAGGGTGATAAGCAGGTTTCCTTTTTTATATAAAGGAATGCGGCTGTTGCATACGTACCTTTTCTCTCTTCAGTTAAGCGGACTGCTTCAAGCTGGATTATCGATGTACGAGAGCTTGCTAGCTTTTAAACAGCAAAGCTACTTACCCTTTCTTCAAGAAATATCAGAACAGATGATTGAAGAGCTAAGAAAAGGAGAAAGCATGGCACATCAAGTAAGCTCGTCTCCTTTTTTCGAGAAACATTTTGCAGCCGTCATCGAGCATGGTGAAGCGAGCGGGATGCTTGCAAGAGAAATGTACACGTACAGCCAATTTCTATTAGAGAATGCAGAGCTGAAAATTGAAAAATGGATTTCGTGGCTGCAGCCGGTTATCTATGGTGTGACAGCACTTCTTATACTCATTGTGTATCTATCTATTCTTTTACCAATGTATCAACTCATGGAGCAAGTGTAA
- the comGF gene encoding competence type IV pilus minor pilin ComGF yields the protein MYHTKYKKSRPYAFTMLLNGEQGFTLVQALWQLQLFLFLSFGCVLIFSTAEKARPFEEINRFSQMEWKQTVLQLDEELSRATAVRSVQGGKALEYVSSQGRVVTIEPYQEMLRKRMDQAGHLPLLQKVKEFRVRTNQYRAILKVTDESGKVYEAVFFIYKGVVPTS from the coding sequence GTGTATCATACAAAATACAAAAAAAGCAGACCATATGCTTTCACCATGTTGCTGAACGGTGAACAAGGTTTTACCCTTGTCCAGGCTTTGTGGCAATTACAGCTATTTTTGTTCCTTTCTTTTGGCTGTGTACTAATCTTTTCTACAGCTGAGAAAGCCCGTCCTTTTGAAGAGATTAACCGATTTTCACAAATGGAGTGGAAACAGACTGTCCTGCAATTAGATGAGGAATTAAGCCGTGCAACGGCTGTTAGATCGGTGCAAGGAGGTAAAGCGTTAGAGTATGTATCTAGTCAAGGGCGAGTGGTAACGATTGAGCCATATCAAGAGATGCTTCGGAAGCGAATGGATCAAGCAGGCCATCTTCCTTTATTGCAAAAGGTGAAAGAATTTCGTGTCAGAACGAATCAATATAGAGCCATCCTGAAAGTCACAGATGAATCTGGTAAGGTGTATGAAGCCGTTTTTTTCATATATAAAGGGGTGGTTCCTACATCGTGA
- the comGC gene encoding competence type IV pilus major pilin ComGC has protein sequence MNDKGFTLLEMLIVMLVISILLLITIPNITRHHQTIQAKGCEGLKSMVSTQVMAYELEHDGKTPSLAELEKEGYVKKGLTCPNGKAIVIQNGHVKHE, from the coding sequence ATGAATGATAAAGGATTTACCCTGTTAGAAATGTTAATTGTCATGCTCGTGATTTCGATTCTTTTACTTATTACCATTCCGAATATCACTCGTCACCACCAAACGATTCAAGCAAAGGGCTGTGAAGGGCTTAAATCAATGGTGAGCACACAGGTGATGGCATATGAATTAGAGCATGATGGCAAGACACCATCTTTAGCTGAATTAGAAAAAGAAGGCTATGTCAAAAAGGGATTAACGTGTCCTAATGGAAAAGCGATTGTCATTCAAAACGGCCATGTGAAGCATGAATAA
- the sipW gene encoding signal peptidase I SipW, which produces MKKWMKMSGSILYLVVFTVMIACIIVVLSSRTTGGDPQIFGYQFKQVLSGSMEPEFSTGSLIVVKEVTSPEALKKGDIITFQTKQDQSYVTHRIVGVKGKGANKAFETKGDHNMYQDGTLVKADQVAAQYTGVNIPYAGKLLSYAGTSAGTALLLIIPGVMLLVYSTLHFVGAAKHRRHTADLHMSEEQA; this is translated from the coding sequence ATGAAAAAATGGATGAAGATGTCTGGAAGTATTCTTTATCTGGTGGTGTTCACGGTGATGATTGCATGTATTATTGTCGTATTGTCTTCAAGAACTACTGGGGGAGATCCACAGATTTTCGGTTATCAATTCAAGCAAGTATTATCTGGATCAATGGAACCGGAATTTTCGACTGGCTCACTCATTGTCGTAAAAGAAGTGACTTCACCGGAGGCACTTAAAAAAGGAGATATTATCACGTTTCAAACGAAGCAGGACCAGTCTTATGTGACCCACCGAATTGTTGGGGTGAAAGGAAAGGGAGCAAATAAAGCCTTTGAGACGAAAGGTGACCACAATATGTATCAGGACGGCACGCTAGTAAAAGCGGATCAGGTGGCTGCGCAGTATACGGGTGTGAACATTCCTTATGCAGGAAAGCTTCTTTCGTATGCAGGGACTTCGGCTGGAACTGCGTTGCTGCTCATTATACCAGGTGTGATGCTGCTCGTTTATTCCACTCTTCATTTTGTGGGCGCTGCAAAACACCGAAGACACACGGCTGATTTACATATGTCAGAGGAACAAGCTTAA
- the comGD gene encoding competence type IV pilus minor pilin ComGD: MNKLIFHEKGFTLIEQLMILLVLSILLSIIGGKIPNLIEGAEAKRQVDIMKQDFQLAAYTAFIKKTRVYVEFHPPHVSYQVIDQKDGEVIASFQHQKGSIKASTFPQGIYFNVNGHPSSGGSLIIQFGSQTYKLTIYLGSGRIHVQKQ; the protein is encoded by the coding sequence ATGAATAAATTGATTTTTCATGAGAAGGGTTTTACCCTCATTGAACAGCTAATGATCTTACTTGTTCTATCGATTCTATTGTCGATCATAGGAGGAAAAATCCCAAATTTAATAGAAGGCGCTGAAGCCAAAAGACAAGTGGACATCATGAAACAAGATTTTCAATTGGCTGCTTATACTGCATTTATCAAAAAAACACGTGTGTATGTTGAATTCCATCCGCCACATGTATCGTATCAGGTAATCGATCAAAAGGATGGCGAAGTCATTGCTTCTTTTCAGCATCAAAAGGGAAGCATTAAGGCTTCTACATTTCCACAAGGTATCTATTTTAATGTAAACGGACATCCAAGCAGCGGCGGGTCTCTCATCATTCAATTTGGCAGTCAAACGTATAAACTCACGATCTATTTAGGAAGCGGGCGAATCCATGTTCAAAAACAATAG
- the tapA gene encoding amyloid fiber anchoring/assembly protein TapA has translation MKQSLFVLFCAICLIFTSLLISTTNASFNDVEHSNFVMKTCENFEQTDQHCQPTKWDRSHLELIDQTMNKGTVCAPQKLSMTLKNSGQPIAHSEWKWELHKVKSEQKPLQDGHILEKGSIQSLLSQETTTVTTDKAKTNGIYAFKIYYPKGFGGSEEAFIWSKHMQLAKCQEKAS, from the coding sequence ATGAAACAGTCGCTCTTTGTACTCTTTTGTGCCATTTGTTTGATTTTCACATCTCTTTTGATCTCAACAACGAACGCTTCTTTTAACGATGTTGAGCACTCAAACTTTGTCATGAAAACATGCGAAAATTTTGAACAGACGGATCAGCATTGTCAGCCTACCAAATGGGATAGAAGTCATTTGGAACTCATCGATCAAACGATGAACAAAGGAACAGTCTGCGCGCCTCAAAAGCTGAGCATGACACTAAAAAATAGTGGACAACCTATTGCACACTCTGAATGGAAATGGGAATTACATAAAGTAAAAAGTGAGCAGAAGCCGTTACAAGATGGTCATATTCTTGAAAAAGGCTCTATACAGTCCCTTCTTTCACAAGAAACAACGACTGTCACGACAGATAAAGCAAAAACGAATGGAATCTATGCGTTTAAAATCTATTATCCTAAAGGTTTTGGTGGATCTGAAGAAGCATTCATATGGTCTAAACATATGCAGCTCGCAAAGTGTCAAGAAAAGGCATCCTAA